The following proteins are encoded in a genomic region of Danio rerio strain Tuebingen ecotype United States chromosome 16, GRCz12tu, whole genome shotgun sequence:
- the LOC141378348 gene encoding uncharacterized protein — MDPAVFLVRLRQGNQSLENHIQCYLEIANTTDLPDCMLIEFFIYGLNEPLKSTLSSVRSRGTFSEFLDYALRTVDSSFTVGEVEETPKYFLGRGSIQQDQITPGLAAHSITTLPAQKMAASSPSAHKMADSSLPAHKMADTSPPAHNVVNANLPPAHKMVSCSLSVPALVPVLVPEVPSTEPPEWSPLPELPELMPPSELPDPPELPDLPDPPVLPDLPVLPDPPVLPDSPKLPDPPVLPDLPDPPELPDLPELLDTPVLPDPPVLPDPPVLPDRPVLPDRPVLPESTPQPESTPQPESTPQPESTPQPESTPQPESTPQPESTPQPESTPQPESTPQPESTPQPESTPQPESTPQPVSTPPPELLEWPPPKPPEWPPSAELPEWPLPPKLPQWSQPHVPGPPQLHASGPPQLYSPGLPQLHAPGSPQLHSPGPPQLHAPGPPQLYSPGLPQLHAPGPPQLYSPGLPQLHAPGSPQLHSPGLPQLHAPGPPLSNNPGPRQLYSPGLPQLHAPGLPQLHAPGLQQLHAPGTLQLHGPGPPSLPLFRLRSTSRLNCIWSVWKPLFRGGAMLR, encoded by the exons ATGGATCCAGCAGTGTTTTTGGTCCGTCTACGCCAGGGTAATCAATCCCTCGAGAACCACATCCAGTGTTATTTGGAGATCGCTAACACCACTGATTTACCAGACTGTATGCtcattgaattttttatttatgggCTTAATGAGCCGCTAAAGAGCACACTTTCAAGTGTTCGTTCTCGAGGAACATTCTCTGAGTTTTTGGACTATGCGCTACGCACTGTGGACTCGTCCTTCACCGTAGGTGAGGTGGAGGAAACTCCTAAATATTTTTTGGGGAGGGGCAGTATACAGCAAGACCAGATAACACCGGGGCTTGCTGCTCattccatcaccacactcccagCTCAGAAAATGGCCGCATCTAGTCcttcagctcacaagatggccgactccagtcttccagctcacaagatggccgacaccagccctccagctcacaatgtggtaaACGCCAATCTGccaccagctcacaagatggtttCCTGTTCCTTGTCCGTTCCTGCCTTAGTTCCTGTTCTAGTTCCTGAAGTGCCATCAACTGAGCCCCCAGAATGGTCACCACTACCGGAGTTACCAGAGCTGATGCCACCttcagagctgccagaccctccagagctgccagacc tgccagaccctccagtgctgccagaccttccagtgctgccagaccctccagtgctgccagactcTCCaaagctgccagaccctccagtgctgccagacctgccagaccctccagagctgccagaccttCCAGAGCTGCTAGAcactccagtgctgccagaccctccagtgctgccagatcctccagtgctgccagaccgtccagtgctgccagaccgtccagtgctgccagagtctacgccgcagccagagtctacgccgcagccagagtcgacgccgcagccagagtcgacgccgcagccagagtcgacgccgcagccagagtcgacgccgcagccagagtcgacgccgcagccagagtcgacaCCGCAGCCAGAGTCGACACCGCAGCCAGAGTCGACACCACAGCCAGAGTCGACACcacagccagagtcgacgccgcaacCAGTGTCGACTCCGCCTCCTGAGCTTCTTGAATGGCCGCCGCCCAAgcctcctgaatggccgccgtCTGCTgaacttcctgaatggccgctgccACCTAAGCTTCCTCAATGGTCTCAGCCTCATgttccaggccctccgcagctccacgcttcAGGTCCTCCGCAACTCTACTCtccgggtcttccgcagctccacgctccaggctcTCCGCAACTCCACTCTCCgggtcctccgcagctccacgctccaggtccTCCGCAACTCTACTCtccgggtcttccgcagctccacgctccaggccctccgcaactCTACTCTCCGGGTCTTCCGCAGCTTCACGCTCCAGGCTCTCCGCAACTCCACTCtccgggtcttccgcagctccacgctccaggtccTCCATTGTCAAACAATCCAGGACCACGACAGCTCTACTCtccgggtcttccgcagctccacgctccaggccttcCACAACTCCACGCTCCGGGTCTTCAGCAGCTCCACGCCCCAGGTACGCtccagctgcatggtcctggccctccatccctccccctgttccgcctccgctccacctcccgcctgaactgtatttggagcgtctggaagccactctttagagggggggctatgttacgataa